A single Calidifontibacter indicus DNA region contains:
- a CDS encoding TerD family protein, giving the protein MKTDSVELHTRLDLTRCAQLINDSFRRMKADSVAPVQASGNPLDSIGMVQPDVAVVGSRAGKLNLWAIQVYIYALTDGCLIDLVAVGDGGFTRAMGGARNTFSLSKGRQQVQAMVSELRAADPSLTLAGSDPQPTPSGPSSPPATALPEPEPNTDRALPVVAATPTSGVADLPTPHQQPTTGLSSGQIRDLSAAETVVAQGANRPLPTSADNRIVLRTTWLTPPDSGIDVSALAVDSQQRAVSESHFVFYGNPRSPEGALAVKVAGAGDASVEVSLDRVPLSVAKILIIASIDPVRRPITFSDVGHLITTVHCTDDGRPLLGFDAAEAATQETAMLLCEVYRRDSEWKFRAIGQGFFDGLAGVIRTFGLQTA; this is encoded by the coding sequence ATGAAGACCGATTCGGTCGAACTGCACACCCGGCTGGACCTCACGCGCTGCGCGCAACTGATCAACGATTCGTTCCGCCGCATGAAGGCCGACAGCGTAGCCCCGGTGCAAGCCAGCGGTAATCCGCTGGACAGCATCGGCATGGTCCAGCCGGATGTGGCAGTGGTCGGGTCCAGAGCGGGCAAACTGAACCTCTGGGCAATCCAGGTCTACATCTACGCCCTTACAGACGGTTGCCTCATCGACCTGGTCGCGGTTGGTGACGGTGGCTTTACGCGCGCCATGGGCGGTGCACGTAACACCTTTTCGCTCTCGAAGGGTAGACAACAAGTGCAGGCAATGGTGTCGGAACTGCGTGCAGCCGACCCGTCTCTGACGCTTGCAGGATCCGACCCTCAGCCGACGCCGTCTGGGCCATCCTCACCACCGGCCACCGCGCTGCCAGAACCTGAGCCCAACACCGATCGCGCCCTACCCGTCGTGGCCGCCACTCCTACCAGCGGGGTAGCCGACCTGCCGACGCCTCACCAGCAGCCCACGACGGGGCTGAGCTCGGGCCAGATCCGCGATCTCAGCGCGGCGGAGACGGTCGTAGCCCAAGGGGCGAACCGGCCCTTACCCACTTCCGCGGACAATCGCATCGTGTTGCGGACAACATGGCTGACCCCGCCTGATTCCGGTATCGACGTATCGGCGCTGGCGGTGGACTCGCAGCAACGGGCTGTCTCTGAATCGCACTTCGTCTTCTACGGCAACCCGAGGTCACCGGAGGGCGCCCTAGCCGTGAAAGTGGCGGGTGCTGGTGACGCTAGTGTCGAGGTCAGCCTTGACCGCGTGCCGTTATCGGTCGCAAAGATTCTGATCATTGCCTCTATCGACCCCGTCCGGCGCCCGATCACATTTAGCGACGTTGGACACTTGATCACGACAGTTCACTGCACAGATGACGGCCGCCCACTTCTTGGATTTGACGCCGCAGAGGCGGCCACGCAAGAAACTGCCATGCTTCTGTGCGAGGTCTACCGTCGAGACAGCGAGTGGAAGTTCCGAGCCATCGGCCAGGGCTTCTTCGATGGCCTCGCCGGAGTGATCCGAACCTTTGGTCTGCAGACCGCGTAA
- the icmF gene encoding fused isobutyryl-CoA mutase/GTPase IcmF, which translates to MSDAEPELHKPENHVRIVTAASLFDGHDASINIMRRIMQTQGAEVIHLGHNRSVQEVIDAALEEDAQGIAVSSYQGGHVEYFEYLTDLLKQAGAEHIKVVGGGGGVIVHDEIDRLRKAGVTIFSPEDGQRMGLVGMINSVILDCDYDLWQLGRTSVDAVVSGDRAAVARAITGAQQSMLDADFVAAIDEAAGKRAVPVLGITGTGGSGKSSLTDELIRRMRLDQQDKLRVAVLAIDPTRSRGGGALLGDRIRMSSLDGDRIFFRSLATRGGSQVPEHLDQIIAITKAAGFDLIILETPGVGQGDSAIIDYSDVSMYVMTPEFGASSQLEKIDMLDLADVVAINKFERRGAEDALRDVGRQMVRNREAFGKKPEDMPVFGTSAATFNDDGVTALYQELRTLLSDKGMHVEEGTLPHVDTKRSTRIATIVPAARVRYLSEIADTVRDYHADTETFAAAAARAQRFELVAGELAEVPDSVDELLQQAKKDVPDEVASALVKWPSVLESYSGDEQVVKIRDKEIVNKLTRESLSGNKIPRVALPRFSDHGELVKFLRRENLPGYYPFTAGVFPFKREGEDPARMFAGEGDPFRTNRRFKLLSEGQPATRLSTAFDSVTLYGRDPDERPDVYGKVGTSGVSVATLDDMKVLYGGFDLVSPSTSVSMTINGPAPTILAFFLNTAIDQQVDAFIEREGREPNEQERAELTAYALANVRGTVQADILKEDQGQNTCIFSTEFSLKMMADIQEWFIQHQVRNFYSVSVSGYHIAEAGANPISQLAFTLANGFTYVESYLARGMKIDDFAPNLSFFFSNGMDPEYSVIGRVARRIWAVAMKEKYGANERSQKLKYHVQTSGRSLHAQEMDFNDIRTTLQALIAIYDNANSLHTNAFDEAVTTPTTESVRRALAIQLIINREWGLAMNENPLQGSFVIDELTDLVEAAVLKEFDRITERGGVLGAMETGYQRGRIQDESMLYEHRKHDGSLPIIGVNTFRNPNADDDGTPKHIELARGTEQEKQGQLTRVRDFQQRHQTEAKAALDELRTAAVNGDNVFDVLMRAARVCSLQQVTEAFFEVGGQYRRNV; encoded by the coding sequence ATGAGCGACGCCGAGCCCGAGCTGCACAAGCCCGAGAACCACGTCCGAATCGTCACTGCGGCAAGCCTTTTCGACGGTCACGACGCGTCGATCAACATCATGCGGCGCATCATGCAGACGCAGGGCGCCGAGGTGATCCACCTCGGTCACAACCGCTCGGTGCAGGAGGTCATCGACGCCGCGCTCGAGGAAGACGCCCAGGGCATCGCGGTCAGCTCCTACCAGGGTGGGCACGTCGAATACTTCGAGTACCTCACCGACCTGCTCAAGCAGGCCGGCGCCGAGCACATCAAGGTCGTCGGCGGCGGTGGAGGCGTCATCGTCCACGACGAGATCGACCGGCTGCGCAAGGCCGGCGTCACGATCTTCTCGCCCGAGGACGGCCAGCGCATGGGCCTGGTCGGCATGATCAACTCGGTGATCCTCGACTGCGACTACGACCTCTGGCAGCTCGGCCGGACCAGCGTCGACGCGGTGGTCTCCGGCGACCGCGCCGCCGTCGCGCGGGCCATCACCGGCGCGCAGCAGTCGATGCTCGACGCCGACTTCGTGGCCGCCATCGACGAAGCCGCCGGCAAGCGCGCCGTGCCCGTGCTCGGCATCACCGGCACCGGTGGTTCGGGCAAGTCGTCGCTCACCGACGAGTTGATCCGCCGGATGCGCCTCGACCAGCAGGACAAGCTGCGCGTCGCCGTGCTGGCGATCGACCCGACCCGCTCCCGTGGCGGCGGCGCCTTGCTCGGTGACCGCATCCGGATGAGCTCGCTCGACGGCGACCGCATCTTCTTCCGCTCGCTGGCCACCCGCGGCGGCAGCCAGGTGCCCGAACATCTCGACCAGATCATCGCGATCACCAAGGCCGCCGGCTTCGACCTGATCATTCTCGAGACCCCCGGTGTGGGACAGGGCGATTCGGCGATCATCGACTACTCCGACGTGTCGATGTACGTGATGACGCCGGAGTTCGGTGCCTCCAGTCAGCTGGAGAAGATCGACATGCTCGACCTCGCCGATGTCGTCGCGATCAACAAGTTCGAGCGCCGCGGCGCCGAGGACGCATTGCGCGACGTCGGCCGCCAGATGGTGCGCAACCGCGAGGCATTCGGCAAGAAGCCCGAGGACATGCCGGTCTTCGGCACTTCGGCCGCCACCTTCAACGACGACGGCGTCACCGCGCTCTACCAGGAACTGCGAACCCTTCTGTCCGACAAGGGAATGCATGTCGAAGAGGGCACTCTGCCCCACGTCGACACCAAGCGGTCGACGCGCATCGCCACCATCGTGCCGGCGGCCCGTGTGCGCTACCTGTCGGAGATCGCCGACACCGTGCGCGACTACCACGCCGACACCGAGACCTTCGCGGCCGCGGCCGCTCGTGCCCAGCGCTTCGAGCTCGTCGCGGGCGAACTCGCCGAGGTGCCGGACAGCGTCGACGAACTGCTCCAGCAGGCCAAGAAGGACGTGCCGGACGAGGTCGCGAGCGCGCTGGTGAAGTGGCCGTCGGTGCTCGAGTCGTACTCCGGCGACGAGCAGGTCGTGAAGATCCGCGACAAGGAGATCGTCAACAAGCTCACCCGGGAATCGTTGTCGGGCAACAAGATTCCGCGAGTCGCGCTGCCCCGGTTCAGCGACCACGGCGAGCTGGTGAAGTTCCTGCGCCGCGAGAACCTCCCCGGTTACTACCCGTTCACCGCCGGTGTCTTCCCCTTCAAGCGGGAGGGTGAAGACCCGGCACGCATGTTCGCCGGCGAGGGTGACCCGTTCCGCACCAACCGCCGGTTCAAGCTGCTGTCCGAAGGTCAGCCGGCCACCCGACTGTCGACCGCGTTCGACTCGGTGACCCTCTACGGTCGCGACCCCGACGAGCGCCCCGACGTCTACGGCAAGGTCGGCACCTCGGGTGTCTCGGTGGCGACGCTCGACGACATGAAGGTGCTGTACGGCGGCTTCGACCTGGTCTCGCCCTCGACCAGCGTTTCGATGACGATCAACGGCCCGGCCCCGACCATCCTGGCGTTCTTCCTCAACACCGCCATCGACCAGCAGGTCGACGCGTTCATTGAGCGAGAGGGCCGCGAGCCGAACGAGCAGGAGCGGGCGGAGCTGACCGCGTACGCCCTGGCGAACGTGCGTGGCACCGTGCAGGCCGACATTCTCAAGGAAGACCAGGGCCAGAACACCTGCATCTTCTCCACCGAGTTCAGCCTCAAGATGATGGCTGACATCCAGGAGTGGTTCATCCAGCACCAGGTGCGCAACTTCTACTCGGTGAGCGTCTCCGGCTACCACATCGCCGAGGCCGGGGCCAACCCGATCAGCCAGCTCGCGTTCACCCTCGCCAACGGGTTCACTTACGTCGAGAGCTACCTCGCGCGCGGCATGAAGATCGACGACTTCGCGCCCAACCTGTCGTTCTTCTTCAGTAACGGCATGGACCCGGAGTACTCCGTCATCGGCCGCGTCGCACGCCGCATCTGGGCGGTCGCGATGAAGGAGAAGTACGGCGCCAACGAACGCAGCCAGAAGCTGAAGTACCACGTGCAGACGTCCGGCCGCTCGCTGCACGCGCAGGAGATGGACTTCAACGACATCCGCACCACGCTGCAGGCGCTCATCGCGATCTACGACAACGCGAACTCGTTGCACACCAACGCTTTCGACGAGGCCGTCACCACCCCGACCACCGAGTCGGTGCGCCGCGCGCTGGCGATCCAGCTGATCATCAACCGCGAGTGGGGCCTGGCGATGAACGAAAACCCGCTGCAGGGTTCGTTCGTCATCGACGAGCTCACCGACCTGGTCGAGGCCGCGGTGCTCAAGGAGTTCGACCGCATCACCGAGCGCGGCGGTGTGCTCGGCGCGATGGAGACCGGCTATCAGCGCGGCCGCATCCAGGACGAGTCGATGCTCTACGAACACCGCAAGCACGACGGGTCGCTGCCGATCATCGGCGTCAACACCTTCCGCAACCCGAACGCCGACGACGACGGCACGCCCAAGCACATCGAACTCGCCCGCGGCACCGAGCAGGAGAAGCAGGGCCAGCTCACCCGCGTCCGTGACTTCCAGCAGCGGCACCAGACCGAGGCGAAGGCGGCGCTCGACGAGCTGCGGACGGCCGCGGTCAACGGCGACAACGTGTTCGACGTGCTGATGCGCGCCGCGCGGGTGTGCTCGCTGCAGCAGGTGACCGAGGCCTTCTTCGAGGTCGGCGGTCAGTACCGCCGCAACGTCTGA
- a CDS encoding MarR family winged helix-turn-helix transcriptional regulator translates to MTEAPSRLAADPIAVARDEWERRGWADAAPGMAAVTSLMRAQQIVAARVDAALKPFGVTFARYELLMLLTFSRKGTLPMKLIGSRLQVHPTSVTNAVDRLEAAGLVTRSTHPDDRRAFIVGITDQGRDLAARATDALNAQVFAAPGLTPTDLEALVDVIGRMRSDAGDF, encoded by the coding sequence ATGACCGAAGCACCGTCCCGCCTCGCCGCCGACCCGATCGCGGTCGCCCGCGACGAATGGGAGCGTCGCGGCTGGGCCGACGCCGCACCCGGCATGGCCGCAGTCACTTCGCTGATGCGCGCGCAGCAGATCGTCGCCGCGCGGGTCGATGCCGCGCTCAAGCCGTTCGGCGTGACCTTCGCTCGGTACGAGTTGCTGATGCTGCTCACCTTCAGCCGCAAGGGCACGCTGCCGATGAAGCTCATCGGTTCCCGGCTGCAGGTGCACCCGACGTCCGTCACCAATGCGGTCGATCGGCTGGAGGCCGCCGGCCTGGTGACCCGCAGCACCCACCCCGACGACCGACGCGCGTTCATCGTGGGCATCACCGACCAGGGCCGCGACCTGGCCGCGCGGGCCACCGACGCCCTCAACGCGCAGGTCTTCGCCGCCCCGGGGCTCACCCCCACCGACCTCGAAGCACTGGTCGACGTGATCGGCCGGATGCGCTCGGACGCCGGCGACTTCTGA
- a CDS encoding DUF1648 domain-containing protein: MSDTPREPSGRAYRLTVLLGLFASAATWIWLALTAPDRVPTHWSGETPDGWSSKPAALAICGLLLPGVALGISQLSRLATAWPESINVPHKQWWLAEPRRLVRFERLLREDMLLIAASLLGLSALMNVTIGIAAHRPDGAMPTAVFAAAMVLVLGSVLAVVTRMLLGRYDPTDDL; the protein is encoded by the coding sequence GTGAGTGACACGCCCCGGGAGCCCAGCGGACGCGCCTACCGCCTCACGGTGCTGCTCGGCCTCTTCGCGAGCGCCGCGACGTGGATCTGGTTGGCGCTCACCGCCCCTGACCGCGTGCCCACCCACTGGTCGGGTGAGACCCCGGACGGCTGGTCGTCGAAACCGGCTGCCCTGGCGATCTGCGGACTGCTGCTCCCTGGCGTCGCGCTGGGCATCTCGCAACTCTCGCGTCTGGCCACCGCTTGGCCCGAGAGCATCAACGTGCCGCACAAGCAGTGGTGGCTGGCCGAACCGCGTCGGCTGGTGCGATTCGAGCGACTGTTGCGCGAGGACATGCTGCTGATCGCGGCCTCCCTGCTCGGGCTGAGCGCGCTGATGAACGTGACGATCGGCATCGCCGCCCACCGTCCGGACGGCGCGATGCCGACGGCCGTGTTCGCCGCGGCGATGGTGCTCGTGCTCGGCAGCGTGCTGGCCGTCGTGACGCGGATGCTGCTCGGCCGCTACGACCCCACCGACGACCTCTGA
- a CDS encoding fluoride efflux transporter FluC produces MMLWIALAGGVGAATRFLLDSWIVTRVRHRVPLGTIVINLVGSFVLGLLVGHFGHASELTKVVGTGAMGGFTTFSTACVESARLLLDPKAPRNGHLVGVLHGVGMLVGAVLLAALGYAVGA; encoded by the coding sequence ATGATGCTCTGGATCGCGCTCGCCGGCGGAGTCGGTGCGGCGACGCGGTTCCTGCTCGACTCCTGGATCGTCACCCGGGTGCGGCACCGCGTGCCGCTCGGCACGATCGTGATCAACCTGGTCGGTTCGTTCGTGCTCGGCCTGCTCGTCGGCCACTTCGGCCACGCGTCCGAGCTCACCAAGGTGGTGGGCACGGGAGCGATGGGCGGGTTCACGACCTTCAGCACCGCGTGCGTGGAGTCGGCGCGGTTGCTGCTCGACCCCAAGGCCCCTCGCAACGGGCATCTGGTGGGGGTGCTGCACGGCGTCGGGATGCTCGTGGGCGCGGTGTTGCTCGCGGCCCTCGGGTACGCCGTCGGCGCCTGA
- a CDS encoding fluoride efflux transporter FluC, protein MNRPTDPATRVWHRERLVLLGLVFVGGVCGTWVRAELSNRFPVAADAWPWTTFWINVSGAFVLGVLLGLLARLGDDSGWRRRVRLGLGTGVLGGYTTYSTFAVEVVERQRDSLLLLSTGYALASLVCGVLAAAIGLRVTAR, encoded by the coding sequence GTGAACCGGCCGACCGATCCTGCAACCAGGGTGTGGCATCGCGAGCGTCTGGTGCTGCTCGGTCTCGTGTTCGTCGGAGGGGTGTGCGGCACCTGGGTGCGCGCGGAGTTGAGCAACCGTTTCCCGGTCGCCGCCGACGCGTGGCCCTGGACCACCTTCTGGATCAACGTCAGCGGAGCCTTCGTGCTCGGGGTACTGCTCGGCCTGCTCGCGCGGCTCGGCGACGACAGCGGGTGGCGGCGGCGCGTGCGGCTGGGTCTCGGCACCGGGGTGCTCGGCGGGTACACGACCTACAGCACCTTCGCCGTCGAAGTCGTGGAACGGCAACGGGATTCGCTGCTCCTGCTGTCGACCGGCTATGCGCTGGCGAGCCTGGTGTGCGGGGTGCTCGCGGCCGCGATCGGGCTGCGGGTGACCGCCCGATGA
- a CDS encoding GNAT family N-acetyltransferase, whose protein sequence is MTSELTDTTGAAVTVTRNDAKGAYEIADAEGAVAGRAYFYDHDGDRIFFHTEVDDAYAGRGLAAVLVRTALDETRADGLTAVPVCPYVAGFLKKNEQEYDGAFRAVRPADLEHVQERQRS, encoded by the coding sequence ATGACGTCCGAACTCACCGACACGACCGGCGCAGCGGTCACCGTCACCCGGAACGACGCGAAGGGCGCCTACGAGATCGCGGACGCCGAAGGCGCAGTGGCCGGCCGTGCCTACTTCTACGACCACGACGGCGACCGCATCTTCTTCCACACCGAGGTCGACGACGCGTACGCCGGACGCGGCCTGGCCGCCGTGCTCGTGCGCACAGCGCTCGACGAGACCCGCGCCGACGGACTCACCGCCGTGCCGGTCTGCCCCTACGTCGCCGGTTTCCTGAAGAAGAACGAGCAGGAGTACGACGGTGCGTTCCGCGCGGTGCGCCCGGCCGACCTGGAACACGTGCAGGAGCGGCAGCGCTCGTAA
- a CDS encoding GNAT family N-acetyltransferase, translated as MSFRVRDATAADAAACAAIYAPYVRDTSISFESEPPDEAEIARRIDDYARSHAWLVALKDDVVVGYAYASPHRAREAYRYSAEVSVYLDPSVQGGGVATALYRTLFERLGARGYRRAFAGITLPNEPSERFHRRFGFETVGTFRGVGWKQGQWRDVLWLQRDIGDPGAPAGGLR; from the coding sequence ATGAGCTTCCGGGTGCGCGACGCAACCGCGGCCGACGCCGCGGCGTGTGCCGCGATCTACGCGCCGTACGTGCGGGACACCAGCATCTCGTTCGAGAGCGAGCCGCCCGACGAGGCCGAGATCGCGCGCCGGATCGACGACTACGCGCGCAGCCACGCCTGGCTGGTCGCGCTGAAGGACGACGTCGTGGTCGGTTACGCGTACGCATCGCCGCACCGCGCCCGGGAGGCCTACCGGTACTCCGCGGAGGTGTCGGTCTACCTCGACCCGTCCGTGCAGGGCGGTGGCGTAGCCACCGCGCTCTACCGGACGCTGTTCGAGCGGCTCGGTGCGCGCGGGTACCGCCGGGCATTCGCCGGAATCACGCTGCCCAACGAACCCAGCGAACGCTTCCACCGCAGGTTCGGCTTCGAGACGGTCGGCACCTTCCGCGGCGTCGGCTGGAAGCAGGGCCAGTGGCGTGACGTGCTGTGGTTGCAGCGCGACATCGGTGACCCGGGCGCCCCGGCGGGAGGCCTGCGTTAG
- a CDS encoding RimK family alpha-L-glutamate ligase: protein MKLAILSRAPRAYSTQRLRTAALERGHDVKVLNTLRFGIDLSEDEPDLQFRGRQLSTYDAVLPRIGASITYFGTAVVRQFEQMDVYTPNTANGISNSRDKLRATQILSRHNIGMPATFFVRNRADVKQAIQQVGGAPVVIKLLEGTQGIGVILAPEVKVAEAIIETLQSTSQNVLIQAFVKESKGRDIRALVVGDRVVAAMRRTAQGDEFRSNVHRGGSVEAVDLDPEYEATAVRAAQIMGLRVAGVDMLEGNDGPLVMEVNSSPGLQGIETATRLDVAGAIVDYIADQVDFPQVDVRQRLAVSTGYGVAELQVHAGSEMVGKSLRDSGLPDRDITVLTLHRGTSVTPSPRPGKVLEAEDRLLCFGKLEEMRSMIPERPKRRRKVKKLARTAITAAENPPA, encoded by the coding sequence GTGAAACTCGCGATCCTGTCCCGTGCGCCGCGTGCCTACTCCACTCAGCGCCTGCGCACCGCAGCCCTCGAACGCGGTCACGACGTGAAGGTGTTGAACACCCTCCGCTTCGGTATCGACCTGTCCGAGGACGAACCCGACCTGCAGTTCCGCGGACGCCAATTGTCCACGTACGACGCGGTATTGCCTCGTATCGGTGCGTCGATCACCTACTTCGGCACCGCCGTCGTGCGCCAGTTCGAGCAGATGGACGTCTACACGCCCAACACCGCCAACGGCATCAGCAACAGTCGCGACAAGCTGCGCGCCACCCAGATCCTGTCGCGCCACAACATCGGCATGCCGGCCACCTTCTTCGTGCGCAACCGGGCCGACGTGAAGCAGGCCATCCAGCAGGTCGGCGGTGCGCCCGTCGTCATCAAGCTGCTCGAGGGCACCCAGGGAATCGGCGTCATCCTCGCCCCCGAGGTGAAGGTGGCCGAGGCGATCATCGAGACGCTCCAGTCGACCTCGCAGAACGTGCTCATCCAGGCGTTCGTGAAGGAAAGCAAGGGACGCGACATCCGGGCGCTGGTCGTCGGTGACCGGGTCGTCGCGGCGATGCGCCGGACGGCGCAGGGCGACGAGTTCCGCTCGAACGTGCACCGTGGTGGTTCGGTCGAAGCCGTCGACCTCGACCCGGAGTACGAGGCGACCGCTGTTCGTGCGGCGCAGATCATGGGTCTGCGCGTCGCCGGCGTCGACATGCTCGAAGGCAACGACGGGCCGCTGGTGATGGAGGTCAACTCCTCGCCCGGTCTGCAGGGCATCGAGACCGCCACCCGACTCGACGTCGCCGGCGCGATCGTCGACTACATCGCCGACCAGGTCGACTTCCCGCAGGTCGACGTGCGCCAGCGGCTGGCGGTCTCGACCGGTTACGGCGTCGCCGAACTGCAGGTGCACGCCGGCTCCGAGATGGTCGGCAAGTCGTTGCGCGACTCGGGGCTGCCCGACCGGGACATCACCGTGCTCACCCTGCACCGCGGCACGTCCGTGACGCCGTCTCCGCGTCCGGGCAAGGTGCTCGAGGCCGAGGACCGCCTGCTGTGCTTCGGCAAGCTTGAGGAGATGCGCTCGATGATCCCGGAGCGCCCCAAGCGACGCCGCAAGGTCAAGAAGCTCGCCCGCACGGCGATCACCGCCGCCGAGAATCCGCCTGCCTGA
- a CDS encoding ATP-dependent zinc protease family protein, translating to MPEASESTVVGWREWISLPDLGVGWMKAKLDTGARTSSVHAYDVQEFERDGVAWVRFAVRPWQKSTEDIVVTELPVHDRRDIRSSNGQLQHRIVVRTTLSIAGHRIPTEFTLTDRDAMGFRMLVGREALRQGFLVDSGRSYYGGRPGAATRRRNRGRA from the coding sequence GTGCCTGAAGCAAGTGAGTCCACCGTTGTCGGCTGGCGGGAGTGGATCTCCTTGCCCGACCTGGGAGTGGGCTGGATGAAGGCCAAACTCGACACCGGCGCACGCACCTCCTCGGTGCACGCGTACGACGTGCAGGAGTTCGAGCGCGACGGCGTCGCCTGGGTGCGGTTCGCCGTGCGACCGTGGCAGAAGTCGACCGAAGACATCGTGGTCACCGAGTTGCCGGTGCACGACCGGCGCGACATCCGCAGCTCCAACGGCCAGTTGCAGCACCGCATCGTCGTGCGCACCACCTTGTCGATCGCCGGCCACCGCATCCCCACCGAGTTCACGCTCACCGACCGCGACGCGATGGGCTTCCGCATGCTCGTCGGTCGCGAGGCGTTGCGCCAGGGCTTCCTCGTCGACTCCGGCCGCTCCTACTACGGCGGACGCCCCGGCGCCGCCACCCGCCGCCGCAACCGGGGCCGTGCATGA
- a CDS encoding succinylglutamate desuccinylase/aspartoacylase family protein → MSKHHTKRESFAIGSIRVRPGSSKATELPITRLVTGAEISLPIRVVHGKQDGPTVWVNAAIHGDEVVGVEVIREVLASLSPKEFRGTLIAVPIVNVHGFLAGDRYLPDRRDLNRSFPGSARGSLAGRIAHLFLREVVAKCEVGIDLHTAADRRTNLPQVRADLDDPRTRELASAFAPPVMLHSEIRDGSLRHIAGERGARVLLVESGAPLRFDDWAIDPCVAGVRRVLAALDMIDPFEKEPPTPAVECRGSGWVRARRTGILRLDAHLGQQVVRGERLGALYDSFGKTLRAVYADRDGVIIGHTEAPLVNSGDAVVHIASIVGPPPAEPADLVPDLTSDPTNGLLS, encoded by the coding sequence ATGAGCAAGCACCACACCAAACGCGAATCGTTCGCGATCGGGTCGATCAGGGTGCGCCCCGGCAGCAGCAAGGCCACCGAGTTGCCGATCACCCGGTTGGTCACCGGCGCCGAGATCTCGCTGCCGATCCGGGTCGTGCACGGCAAGCAGGACGGCCCGACCGTCTGGGTCAACGCGGCCATCCACGGTGACGAGGTGGTCGGCGTCGAGGTGATCCGCGAGGTGCTGGCTTCGTTGTCGCCCAAGGAGTTTCGCGGCACGTTGATCGCGGTGCCGATCGTCAACGTGCACGGATTCCTGGCCGGCGACCGTTACCTGCCCGACCGGCGCGACCTCAACCGCAGCTTCCCCGGCTCGGCCCGCGGGTCACTTGCCGGACGCATCGCCCACCTGTTCCTGCGCGAGGTGGTCGCCAAGTGCGAGGTCGGCATCGACCTGCACACTGCCGCCGACCGGCGCACCAACCTGCCGCAGGTGCGCGCCGACCTCGACGACCCCCGCACCCGCGAACTCGCGAGCGCTTTCGCGCCCCCTGTGATGCTGCACTCGGAGATCCGCGACGGCTCGCTGCGGCACATCGCCGGCGAACGCGGAGCGCGGGTGCTGCTCGTCGAATCAGGTGCCCCGCTGCGCTTCGACGACTGGGCGATCGACCCGTGCGTCGCCGGCGTACGCCGGGTGCTGGCCGCGCTCGACATGATCGACCCGTTCGAGAAGGAGCCGCCGACCCCCGCCGTCGAGTGCCGCGGCAGCGGCTGGGTGCGAGCCCGCCGCACCGGCATCCTGCGCCTCGACGCCCACCTCGGCCAACAGGTCGTGCGCGGCGAACGGCTCGGCGCGCTCTACGACTCGTTCGGCAAGACCCTGCGTGCGGTCTACGCCGACCGCGACGGCGTGATCATCGGCCACACCGAGGCACCGCTGGTCAACTCCGGCGACGCGGTGGTGCACATCGCCTCGATCGTCGGCCCGCCGCCGGCCGAGCCCGCCGACCTGGTGCCCGACCTCACCTCCGACCCCACCAACGGACTGCTGTCGTGA